Proteins encoded within one genomic window of Burkholderiaceae bacterium:
- a CDS encoding D-amino acid dehydrogenase, translated as MRIAVVGAGVVGVTTAYELAADGHEVTVFERHATPAEEASFANAGLLGASQVLPWAAPGTPGRLLTAMLMRQPMARLRRPLSLRELGWLWQWRRACTPQTFAANRELLQRLGLYSAERLRQLTHDLPISYEFGLGCLLLLRTRRDVDRVEPMLQSLRDAGVTVRAVDARQAREIEPAIAGDTPLAGAIHLPHDPFGNCRQFTMGLATGAELLGAQFRFRTAVTAIDRSAPATLRLADDPVPQRFDAVVLCAGTASGALLRPLGLALPLAPVHGYSISAHVHEPLNAPHGAVVDTRHRVTITRLGRRVRVAGGAEFGGDANSDGAPGGRQPAALQVLYKVLRDWFPTAAQLSDGVQVWRGARPMLPDGLPVLGASGVPGLWLNLGHGAGGWALACGSARLLADLVVGQAPAIDLQGFGVARLRR; from the coding sequence ATGCGCATCGCAGTCGTAGGCGCCGGCGTCGTCGGCGTCACCACGGCCTACGAGCTGGCCGCCGACGGCCACGAGGTCACGGTGTTCGAGCGCCACGCGACGCCGGCCGAGGAAGCCAGCTTCGCGAACGCCGGCCTGCTCGGCGCCAGCCAGGTGCTGCCCTGGGCCGCGCCGGGCACGCCGGGCCGTCTGCTGACCGCGATGCTGATGCGCCAGCCGATGGCGCGGCTGCGACGGCCGCTGTCGCTGCGCGAACTGGGCTGGCTGTGGCAGTGGCGGCGCGCCTGCACCCCGCAGACCTTCGCGGCGAACCGGGAACTGCTGCAACGGCTCGGGCTCTACAGCGCCGAGCGTCTGCGCCAGCTCACGCACGACCTGCCGATCAGCTACGAATTCGGCCTGGGTTGCCTGCTGCTGCTGCGCACGCGGCGCGATGTCGATCGCGTGGAGCCGATGCTGCAATCGCTGCGCGATGCCGGCGTGACGGTGCGCGCGGTGGATGCGCGCCAGGCGCGCGAGATCGAGCCCGCGATCGCCGGCGACACGCCGCTCGCCGGCGCGATCCACCTGCCGCACGACCCGTTCGGCAACTGCCGCCAGTTCACGATGGGGCTGGCGACCGGCGCCGAACTGCTCGGCGCGCAGTTTCGCTTTCGTACCGCGGTCACCGCGATCGACCGCTCCGCGCCGGCCACGCTGCGGCTCGCCGACGACCCCGTGCCGCAGCGCTTCGACGCGGTCGTGCTGTGCGCGGGCACGGCGTCCGGCGCGCTGCTGCGCCCGCTCGGCCTCGCGCTGCCGCTCGCGCCGGTGCACGGCTATTCGATCAGCGCTCACGTGCACGAGCCGCTGAATGCGCCGCACGGCGCGGTCGTCGACACCCGGCACCGGGTCACGATCACGCGGCTGGGACGGCGCGTGCGCGTGGCCGGCGGCGCCGAGTTCGGCGGCGACGCGAACAGCGACGGCGCACCCGGCGGCCGCCAGCCCGCCGCGCTGCAGGTGCTGTACAAGGTGTTGCGCGACTGGTTCCCGACGGCGGCGCAGCTCTCCGACGGGGTGCAGGTCTGGCGCGGCGCGCGGCCGATGCTGCCGGACGGCCTGCCGGTGCTCGGCGCGAGCGGTGTACCGGGCCTGTGGCTGAACCTGGGACACGGCGCCGGCGGCTGGGCGCTGGCCTGCGGCAGCGCGCGCCTGCTGGCCGACCTGGTCGTGGGACAAGCGCCTGCGATCGATCTGCAGGGGTTCGGCGTGGCGCGGCTGCGGCGCTGA
- a CDS encoding putative amidase: MPDDLHRTRRRIASNQTAAVFELEKSIAAAGAPNAAQAFTRTMFDEARAVVRDPDLARRPLAGLGVSVKDLFDIAGQPTPAGSTVLADAPPAAADCTAVARLKAAGGVVIGRSNMTEFAYSGVGVNPHYGTPAAWDGRHDQPPGGTAAPPRIPGGSSSGAAVSVAIGAAFVGLGSDTGGSIRIPAALNGIVGFKNTARLVPTAGALPLSTTLDTACAMTRSVRDAITVHQILVARTVVHSSAPLAAYRLAVADTLMQDALEPTVAQAFERTLSRLAAAGARIERIALTDLADTAALFAGGGFSAVESYAWHRKLLEQRAADYDPRVLTRIERGATIAGYEYVDLLQQRARWIAAMEAALQGFDAVLSPTVPIAAPPIASVAPAQGLDAAQDALRDAEFFRVNALLLRNTSVVNMLDGCAVSIPCHRPDELPIGLMIWHAALHDDMVLAIAQQAERILSNQ; encoded by the coding sequence ATGCCAGACGACCTCCACCGCACGCGCCGGCGCATCGCGTCCAACCAGACCGCTGCCGTGTTTGAGCTCGAAAAATCGATTGCCGCGGCCGGCGCGCCGAACGCCGCGCAGGCGTTCACGCGGACGATGTTCGACGAGGCGCGCGCCGTGGTGCGCGATCCCGACCTGGCGCGACGGCCGCTGGCCGGCCTTGGCGTTTCGGTAAAGGACCTGTTCGACATCGCCGGCCAGCCGACACCGGCCGGCTCCACCGTGCTCGCCGACGCGCCGCCGGCGGCAGCTGATTGCACCGCGGTCGCACGGCTGAAGGCGGCCGGCGGCGTCGTGATCGGGCGCAGCAACATGACCGAGTTCGCGTACTCCGGCGTCGGCGTCAACCCGCATTACGGCACGCCCGCCGCGTGGGATGGCCGCCACGACCAGCCGCCGGGTGGCACCGCTGCACCGCCGCGCATCCCGGGCGGCTCGTCGTCCGGCGCGGCCGTGTCGGTCGCGATCGGCGCCGCGTTCGTCGGCCTCGGCTCCGATACTGGCGGCTCGATCCGGATTCCGGCGGCGCTGAACGGCATCGTTGGCTTCAAGAACACCGCGCGGCTGGTACCGACCGCCGGCGCGCTGCCGCTCTCCACCACGCTCGACACCGCCTGCGCGATGACGCGCTCGGTGCGCGACGCGATCACCGTGCACCAGATCCTCGTGGCGCGCACCGTGGTGCACAGCAGCGCGCCGCTCGCGGCGTACCGGCTCGCGGTCGCCGACACGCTGATGCAGGACGCGCTGGAGCCCACGGTGGCGCAAGCGTTCGAGCGCACGCTCTCAAGGCTCGCCGCCGCCGGCGCGCGCATCGAGCGCATCGCCTTGACCGACCTCGCCGATACCGCCGCGCTGTTCGCCGGCGGCGGTTTCTCCGCGGTCGAGAGCTACGCCTGGCACCGCAAGCTGCTGGAGCAGCGCGCGGCCGATTACGACCCGCGCGTGCTGACGCGGATCGAGCGCGGCGCGACCATCGCAGGCTATGAATACGTCGATCTGTTGCAACAGCGCGCGCGCTGGATCGCGGCGATGGAAGCGGCGCTGCAAGGCTTCGACGCGGTGCTGTCGCCAACCGTGCCGATCGCCGCCCCGCCGATCGCCAGCGTCGCGCCGGCGCAAGGACTGGACGCCGCGCAGGACGCGCTGCGCGACGCGGAATTCTTCCGCGTCAACGCGCTGCTGCTGCGCAACACCAGCGTGGTCAACATGCTCGACGGCTGCGCGGTCTCGATCCCTTGCCATCGGCCGGATGAACTCCCGATCGGCCTGATGATCTGGCACGCGGCGCTGCACGACGACATGGTGCTGGCCATCGCGCAGCAGGCCGAAAGAATACTATCGAATCAATAG